The following are from one region of the Syngnathus acus chromosome 10, fSynAcu1.2, whole genome shotgun sequence genome:
- the cnot7 gene encoding CCR4-NOT transcription complex subunit 7 isoform X4 yields MRCNVDLLKIIQLGLTFMNEQGEYPPGTSTWQFNFKFNLTEDMYAQDSIELLTTAGIQFKKLEDDGIESLYFAELMMTSGVVLCDGIKWLSFHSGYDFGYLIKVLSNAKLPEEEIDFFELVRLYFPVIYDVKYLMKSCKILKGGLQEVAEQLELERIGPQHQAGSDSLLTGMAFFKMREMFFEDHIDDAKYCGHLYGLGSGSAYVQNGTGNAYEEEANKQQS; encoded by the exons ATGCGCTGCAATGTGGATTTGCTCAAGATAATCCAGCTGGGCCTCACCTTTATGAACGAACAAGGCGAATATCCTCCGGGGACATCGACGTGGCAGTTCAATTTTAAGTTTAACCTCAC AGAGGATATGTACGCGCAGGACTCTATCGAGCTCCTGACAACTGCAGGCATTCAGTTTAAGAAGCTCGAGGACGACGGCATCGAGTCGTTGTATTTTGCTGAGCTGATGATGACTTCAGGAGTAGTACTGTGTGACGGAATTAAGTGGCTGTCATTTCACAG TGGCTACGACTTTGGATACCTAATCAAGGTTCTCTCCAACGCCAAACTGCCTGAGGAagagattgatttttttgagCTTGTTCGCTTGTACTTCCCAGTCATTTATGATGTCAAATACCTCATGAAGAGCTGCAAAATTCTTAAG GGTGGACTGCAGGAAGTAGCTGAGCAGCTGGAgctcgagaggatcggaccaCAGCATCAAGCGGGCTCTGACTCTTTACTTACTGGCATGGCTTTCTTCAAGATGAGAGAG ATGTTCTTTGAGGATCATATTGACGATGCAAAGTACTGTGGCCACTTGTATGGGCTCGGCTCTGGATCAGCCTACGTCCAGAACGGAACAGGGAACGCTTACGAAGAAGAAGCTAACAAGCAGCAGTCTTGA
- the cnot7 gene encoding CCR4-NOT transcription complex subunit 7 isoform X3, producing MPAATVDHSQRICEVWANNLEEELKRIRHVIRKYNYIAMDTEFPGVVARPIGEFRSNADYQYQLMRCNVDLLKIIQLGLTFMNEQGEYPPGTSTWQFNFKFNLTGYDFGYLIKVLSNAKLPEEEIDFFELVRLYFPVIYDVKYLMKSCKILKGGLQEVAEQLELERIGPQHQAGSDSLLTGMAFFKMREMFFEDHIDDAKYCGHLYGLGSGSAYVQNGTGNAYEEEANKQQS from the exons ATGCCCGCAGCTACTGTGGATCACAGCCAAAGAATATGTGAGGTATGGGCCAACAACCTGGAGGAAGAGCTGAAGAGAATTAGACATGTCATTCGAAAATACAACTATATCGCCatg GACACCGAGTTTCCGGGCGTAGTAGCCAGACCGATAGGAGAATTCCGAAGCAATGCTGATTATCAGTACCAGTTAATGCGCTGCAATGTGGATTTGCTCAAGATAATCCAGCTGGGCCTCACCTTTATGAACGAACAAGGCGAATATCCTCCGGGGACATCGACGTGGCAGTTCAATTTTAAGTTTAACCTCAC TGGCTACGACTTTGGATACCTAATCAAGGTTCTCTCCAACGCCAAACTGCCTGAGGAagagattgatttttttgagCTTGTTCGCTTGTACTTCCCAGTCATTTATGATGTCAAATACCTCATGAAGAGCTGCAAAATTCTTAAG GGTGGACTGCAGGAAGTAGCTGAGCAGCTGGAgctcgagaggatcggaccaCAGCATCAAGCGGGCTCTGACTCTTTACTTACTGGCATGGCTTTCTTCAAGATGAGAGAG ATGTTCTTTGAGGATCATATTGACGATGCAAAGTACTGTGGCCACTTGTATGGGCTCGGCTCTGGATCAGCCTACGTCCAGAACGGAACAGGGAACGCTTACGAAGAAGAAGCTAACAAGCAGCAGTCTTGA
- the cnot7 gene encoding CCR4-NOT transcription complex subunit 7 isoform X2 — MPAATVDHSQRICEVWANNLEEELKRIRHVIRKYNYIAMDTEFPGVVARPIGEFRSNADYQYQLMRCNVDLLKIIQLGLTFMNEQGEYPPGTSTWQFNFKFNLTEDMYAQDSIELLTTAGIQFKKLEDDGIESLYFAELMMTSGVVLCDGIKWLSFHSGYDFGYLIKVLSNAKLPEEEIDFFELVRLYFPVIYDVKYLMKSCKILKGGLQEVAEQLELERIGPQHQAGSDSLLTGMAFFKMREIQDSDRQTQYRKYLPRVDLFLKTSQQW; from the exons ATGCCCGCAGCTACTGTGGATCACAGCCAAAGAATATGTGAGGTATGGGCCAACAACCTGGAGGAAGAGCTGAAGAGAATTAGACATGTCATTCGAAAATACAACTATATCGCCatg GACACCGAGTTTCCGGGCGTAGTAGCCAGACCGATAGGAGAATTCCGAAGCAATGCTGATTATCAGTACCAGTTAATGCGCTGCAATGTGGATTTGCTCAAGATAATCCAGCTGGGCCTCACCTTTATGAACGAACAAGGCGAATATCCTCCGGGGACATCGACGTGGCAGTTCAATTTTAAGTTTAACCTCAC AGAGGATATGTACGCGCAGGACTCTATCGAGCTCCTGACAACTGCAGGCATTCAGTTTAAGAAGCTCGAGGACGACGGCATCGAGTCGTTGTATTTTGCTGAGCTGATGATGACTTCAGGAGTAGTACTGTGTGACGGAATTAAGTGGCTGTCATTTCACAG TGGCTACGACTTTGGATACCTAATCAAGGTTCTCTCCAACGCCAAACTGCCTGAGGAagagattgatttttttgagCTTGTTCGCTTGTACTTCCCAGTCATTTATGATGTCAAATACCTCATGAAGAGCTGCAAAATTCTTAAG GGTGGACTGCAGGAAGTAGCTGAGCAGCTGGAgctcgagaggatcggaccaCAGCATCAAGCGGGCTCTGACTCTTTACTTACTGGCATGGCTTTCTTCAAGATGAGAGAG attcAGGattcagacagacagacacaataCAGAAAATACCTACCAAGAGTGGATCTATTCTTGAAGACAAGCCAGCAGTGGTAG
- the cnot7 gene encoding CCR4-NOT transcription complex subunit 7 isoform X1, whose protein sequence is MPAATVDHSQRICEVWANNLEEELKRIRHVIRKYNYIAMDTEFPGVVARPIGEFRSNADYQYQLMRCNVDLLKIIQLGLTFMNEQGEYPPGTSTWQFNFKFNLTEDMYAQDSIELLTTAGIQFKKLEDDGIESLYFAELMMTSGVVLCDGIKWLSFHSGYDFGYLIKVLSNAKLPEEEIDFFELVRLYFPVIYDVKYLMKSCKILKGGLQEVAEQLELERIGPQHQAGSDSLLTGMAFFKMREMFFEDHIDDAKYCGHLYGLGSGSAYVQNGTGNAYEEEANKQQS, encoded by the exons ATGCCCGCAGCTACTGTGGATCACAGCCAAAGAATATGTGAGGTATGGGCCAACAACCTGGAGGAAGAGCTGAAGAGAATTAGACATGTCATTCGAAAATACAACTATATCGCCatg GACACCGAGTTTCCGGGCGTAGTAGCCAGACCGATAGGAGAATTCCGAAGCAATGCTGATTATCAGTACCAGTTAATGCGCTGCAATGTGGATTTGCTCAAGATAATCCAGCTGGGCCTCACCTTTATGAACGAACAAGGCGAATATCCTCCGGGGACATCGACGTGGCAGTTCAATTTTAAGTTTAACCTCAC AGAGGATATGTACGCGCAGGACTCTATCGAGCTCCTGACAACTGCAGGCATTCAGTTTAAGAAGCTCGAGGACGACGGCATCGAGTCGTTGTATTTTGCTGAGCTGATGATGACTTCAGGAGTAGTACTGTGTGACGGAATTAAGTGGCTGTCATTTCACAG TGGCTACGACTTTGGATACCTAATCAAGGTTCTCTCCAACGCCAAACTGCCTGAGGAagagattgatttttttgagCTTGTTCGCTTGTACTTCCCAGTCATTTATGATGTCAAATACCTCATGAAGAGCTGCAAAATTCTTAAG GGTGGACTGCAGGAAGTAGCTGAGCAGCTGGAgctcgagaggatcggaccaCAGCATCAAGCGGGCTCTGACTCTTTACTTACTGGCATGGCTTTCTTCAAGATGAGAGAG ATGTTCTTTGAGGATCATATTGACGATGCAAAGTACTGTGGCCACTTGTATGGGCTCGGCTCTGGATCAGCCTACGTCCAGAACGGAACAGGGAACGCTTACGAAGAAGAAGCTAACAAGCAGCAGTCTTGA